From a region of the Cyanobacterium sp. T60_A2020_053 genome:
- a CDS encoding peptidylprolyl isomerase, whose protein sequence is MKIWQRLIKVTLATMLVVTTAIIFTPNNFNNLAFADAPRQSILAQGDAITDPEAILRYALPIDNDKLREVQTNIEKIERDLRSKRWKRVEKEVRNAAYVLQLHKNDLADNVPEDFQPRAQELVNAITNDVESLQELVAGQKRDAIYQVREEILDNITELEEAMVTGFPYSVPEEYANLPQLLGRANVKVTTTKGDLIIVVDGYSAPVTGGNFVDLVQKKFYDGLPFIRAEDYYVIQTGDPEGPELGFIDPETEKYRAIPLEILVRGESEPIYGFTTEDVGLYLAQPVLPFNAFGAVALARPSTDPNGGSSQFFFFKFDTEVTPPGYNLMDGRFAVFGYVTEGADVLEQLTPDDQIISAEVVKGAENLLQPS, encoded by the coding sequence ATGAAGATTTGGCAACGGCTGATTAAAGTTACCTTAGCAACCATGCTAGTGGTAACAACGGCAATAATATTCACCCCTAATAATTTTAATAATCTTGCTTTTGCTGATGCCCCCAGACAAAGTATTCTCGCTCAAGGGGATGCTATCACTGATCCTGAAGCGATTTTGCGTTACGCTTTACCTATCGATAATGATAAATTAAGAGAAGTACAAACCAATATCGAAAAAATCGAACGGGATTTACGCTCTAAACGCTGGAAAAGAGTAGAAAAAGAAGTCAGAAACGCTGCCTATGTGTTGCAGTTGCATAAAAATGATCTTGCTGACAACGTGCCAGAGGATTTTCAACCCCGCGCCCAAGAATTGGTTAATGCCATTACCAATGATGTGGAAAGTTTACAAGAATTAGTAGCAGGACAAAAAAGAGACGCAATTTATCAAGTTAGAGAAGAAATTCTTGATAATATTACCGAGTTAGAAGAAGCAATGGTAACGGGTTTTCCTTACTCTGTACCTGAAGAATACGCTAATTTACCTCAACTATTGGGGCGAGCTAATGTTAAAGTAACTACCACCAAGGGAGATTTAATCATTGTCGTAGATGGTTATAGCGCCCCTGTTACAGGCGGAAATTTTGTCGATTTGGTACAAAAAAAATTCTATGATGGTTTACCTTTTATTCGTGCTGAAGATTACTATGTAATTCAAACAGGTGATCCAGAAGGTCCAGAATTGGGTTTTATTGATCCTGAAACGGAAAAATATCGCGCCATCCCTTTAGAAATTCTCGTGAGAGGTGAATCTGAGCCAATTTATGGCTTTACTACGGAAGATGTGGGATTATATCTGGCACAACCAGTATTACCCTTTAATGCTTTCGGCGCGGTGGCTTTAGCTCGTCCTAGCACTGATCCTAATGGTGGTTCATCCCAGTTTTTCTTCTTTAAGTTTGATACGGAAGTGACTCCTCCCGGTTACAACCTCATGGATGGACGTTTCGCCGTATTTGGTTATGTGACGGAGGGCGCTGATGTTTTAGAACAATTGACTCCTGATGATCAAATTATCTCTGCTGAAGTGGTGAAGGGCGCTGAAAATCTCCTACAACCAAGCTAA